The stretch of DNA ATCAGTCTGTGTAGCGCACTCGGGGGTCAATCACGCCATACAAAATGTCAGCCAGCAGGTTGAAAAGCACGACCAAAATTGCGTAGATAAATGCGATCGCCATTACCACAGGCGTATCGCCCCGGTAAATTGAGTCAATCAGCAAAGACCCAATCCCCGGCACCCGAAACACCTGCTCCGTCACCAGCGAGCCGGTAAACAGGGTGGGAATGTCTAGCGCTACCAGCGTCACCACCGGCATCAGTGCATTTCTCAGAATGTGGACTCCTATAACCCGAAGCTGCGGCAAGCCCTTTGCTCGCGCTGTCTGAACATAGCCCTGGGGCAGCTCCTCTATCACCGCCGCCCGAATAAAGCGCAACAGCACCGCCGTCTGAAACAGCACCAACACGCCAATCGGCAAAATTGACTGCCGCACAATCGCCCCTACATCAGACCAGTCGCTCAAGCTCAGCGTGCTGCTGTAGATAAACGGAAACCAGCCCAGCCGCACGCTAAACAGCAAAATGAATAGCAGCCCAGTAAAAAACGTGGGCAGAGAAAATCCCGCAAAAGCCAGAGTCGAAATCAGCCGGTCTAGCCAAGAATGACGGCGCAGCGCCGAGAAGACGCCCAGCGGAAAGGCCAAAGCTAGGCTCACCCCATAGGCTGCCCCCAAAATGCCCAGCGTCACAGGCAGTCGTTGCCAGATCAGCTCACTAACCGGAGCGCGGCTGGTCAGTGAGTAGCCCATATTGCCTGTTAGGAAAGCTAGGGACCATTTCACATAGCGCACCGGCAGCGGCTGGTCTAGCCCCAGCGATCGCCGGATGTTTTCTCGCACCTCAGCCGTAATCGAGGGGTTAGCAGCCAGATCTCCTAAGGGGTTGCCAGGGGCCAGAGCCAAGATTGCAAAGATCACCATGCTGATAGCAATCAAGGTTGGAATGGCCGTGATCAGTCGCTTTACAAGATAGGTCAGCATGCTGCCCCAGCGAGGTTAAATTGTCCCGATTCTCTCAGGAAGCTGGGGAAGATGCCAGGGCAGCCTTGGGGTAAGCAATGCGCTTGTGGTTATACTGCTGCCACACCTGCACAAAGACCTCAGCAATAACCGTCATTTGCTCCCGCGTCAGGCCGGAGTCTACTAGCTGATTATCCTTCCAGCGCGCCCGCAAAATCCGGTTGACCAGGGCTAGGGCTTCTTCGGTCGTGGCCTCCTGCATTGAGCGCAGGGCCGCCTCACAAGAGTCGGCCAGCATGACAATGCCAGTTTCTAGGGACTGGGGAATCGGCCCATCGTAGCGAAAGTCCTGCTCGTTGACTGTCAGCCCCGGGTCTTTGGCGGCCCACTCCTGCGCCTGGTGGTGAAAATAGCCAATGACCATCGTTCCCTGATGCTCTGGAATAAACGACTGTACGGCCTTGGGCAAACGGTGTTTACGGGCCATTACGAGCCCCTCAGTGACGTGCTTTTTGATAATGGCAGCACTGCGCCAAGGGTCGTTCAAAATGTCGTGCTTATTGGGGCCGCCCATCTGGTTCTCAATGAAGCCCAGCGGGTCGTGCATTTTGCCGATGTCGTGATACAAGGTGCCGGCTCTGACCAACTCCACATTGCAGCCCACGGATCGGGCCGCTGCTTCGGCCAGGCTGGCCACAAATACGGTGTGCTGAAAGGTGCCGGGAGCTTCCGAGGCTAGTCGCTTTAGCAATGGGCGGTTGGGGTTGGCTAGCTCTGCCAGTCGAATCGGCGTCACCAGATCAAACAGATGCTCCAGATAGGGGCTTAATCCCAGGGCTACGATGCTGGAAATGATGCCATAGATCCCCTGCATTCCTGCCCCTGTCAAAATGCTGTACCAAGCCGATGGTGAAACCGGAATAAACATGAGCGTCAGTACTAGGTAGACCACCCCCTGGGTCAAACCTACGCCGCCGCCTAACAGGGCCAGTTCTTCGCGCGATCGCATTCGGCTCGCTACTAAGCTAGAGACAATTCCCCCCGCCGCGCTAGCCAGCAGCGGAATGGTGCTGACTTGAGTGCCGATCGGCAGCAGCAACGTCAGTAGACCGACCAGAGAGCTACCCAGGATCGCACCATAGAAAGAGCCCGCCAACAGCCCAATAGCAGGCAAGCTATAGGGCGAAACCCCGGCTACGCTGAGTCCTGCTGCCCCCAACACCAGCAGCGTAATCAGCAGATGGTCTCGCTGGCGCAGCCCCGGATGAAACCGCCGCTCAATCACCAGAAACACCAAAACGCTGCCGCCCACCAACACCCCAAATCCGGTAAATCCTAACCAGTTAAAGCGCCGTTTGCTGAGGTTGAAGTGATCCAGCAAAACAAAGGCACTTGAGCTGATCGGCTCTCCCGCTTTAACAATGACCTCTCCCTGCTGGGTGCTCACCATAATTGGCTCCACCGCATCAGCCGCCATCTCTGCCTGCAGCCTAGTCTGCTCTGGGTCTTCAATGAGGTTGGGCTGCAGCGCCGACATCAGCGTTTGGATGGCAAACTCCTCGGCTGCTGTCGGCACCATTCCCCGCAGCTGTACTGTTACCGCTCGATTTAGAATCTCAGGCGGCAATCCCGGCATAATGCCCTGGGCCGTCATACGATCGGTGGCTTTGTGCAAAATCAGGCGCGTCGTCTCCCATTCTGAGGCCGTCAGATCGAGCGCTGCAGGATTGAGAAAGACATCGCTCTGTTCCGAGCTCGCCATTTTTTTCAGGCTATCTTTAGCCCGCTGGTACTGCCGGCGAGCTCCGGCTATCTGGATTTGCAGCTCCAAGAATTTTTGCTGAGAGGTTCGCTGACGATACCCCAACATTTCGCGAACTGTTTTGCGCTGCACCCAGGGCAGCGCCTGAAACCGCTCACTGGCCTCTAGCTGGGCCAGCACTGGGGTTGAGACTTCTCCCGAAGTCGCTGAGACCGCCGGCAGCACCAAAGAACTTAGCTCCACCCACTCCGCTTCATCGGCCCGTCGCACGTAGCGCTGCACTGGGGTAGATAAAACTTCTGTGGAGGTAAAGGGAAACTGGCCGGCTTGCGATCGCAGCATCGATGCCTGCTGTAGCAAGCTGTTCAATGTCCGGTTTATTCTGACATTGGCTTCTACGTCAATTCTGAGAACTCTCAACGCACCACTGCGAGCCGCCCGCTGCCGGTCCTCAGTGGCTGTGGCGTCGACCACTGAAGCGTCTCGGGGCGCAGCAACCGTCTCAGGAGCCGCTGTTCCAACCTGCAGCTCAGGCTGGTTGTAAAATCGCTGCCCCAAGGAAGCCGTCAGAGACAGCACCGCCACCGCATAGATCAACCTAGGATGACGACGAATCGGACTCCGGCGCTTTAGCGGCCGGCAGGGGTCACCCGCTTCTACCGGCAGCTGCTCTCCCTCCGATGGGGAGTCGGTCGAAGGCAAGGGCGATCTAGCAGAGGTCAGCGGGACAGAGCCAGAAAGGGAGGCTTTAAACGAAAGCTGACGCCACTGTTCAACGGCACTAATGAGATCTTGGAGAGCCTTCATTGTTTGCAGAGTGTCCCTATCAGCTCATAGCACGCCAACTGACCCGTAGCAGCAAAGCACCACACCAGTTTTTCATCCGGTGCGTAGAAACAATATTTTATTAAAAGCGTTCCGCTGTTTAGCTACTTATTATAGTTCGGCATTTTCAGTGGCTTAACCCATCTGGGATCTCATTTGAAGCACAGGATATCCCGAACGACCCTCTGAAGGCAGCCTGGGAGACACCCCTATCCAGCGATAAAACAAACCATCGGCAAGCTGCCACAGCCTTTCTTCATGGTCGACGGACCAGTGCCGCAGCAGGTAAACCTGCCCCCGAGGGCTGTTTAGTACCTGTAGCCGCCAAGCCAAGGGGAGACTCGTCAACCCGCCATGAATGGCTGTCAATACCCCTACCAGAGGCAGCACCCAGGGCTGAGAATTTGTCTGGGCCAGGGCTTGCCGCAGAGCCAAATCATACTGGCCGCGCGCCTGTATCACTGGGTCAATAGCTTGGGCTAGCAAGGCGTCTGAGGCAGCAGCCGTCAACCAAGCCAGGTCAGCCCGACGCAGGGGTTCCTCAGAGTGTCCTGCTGCAGCTTTACCAGCCCCCATGCCCTGCTGTAGCAGCTGAAAAACCCGCAGTAGAGTAGCCTGGGTCTGTGGCTGCAGCCCTTGATCTCCCGCCCAAGCAGCTATTGCGCTCTGGCCCCGGCCCGGCCCCTC from Pseudanabaena sp. FACHB-2040 encodes:
- a CDS encoding ABC transporter permease, with translation MLTYLVKRLITAIPTLIAISMVIFAILALAPGNPLGDLAANPSITAEVRENIRRSLGLDQPLPVRYVKWSLAFLTGNMGYSLTSRAPVSELIWQRLPVTLGILGAAYGVSLALAFPLGVFSALRRHSWLDRLISTLAFAGFSLPTFFTGLLFILLFSVRLGWFPFIYSSTLSLSDWSDVGAIVRQSILPIGVLVLFQTAVLLRFIRAAVIEELPQGYVQTARAKGLPQLRVIGVHILRNALMPVVTLVALDIPTLFTGSLVTEQVFRVPGIGSLLIDSIYRGDTPVVMAIAFIYAILVVLFNLLADILYGVIDPRVRYTD
- a CDS encoding HDIG domain-containing metalloprotein translates to MKALQDLISAVEQWRQLSFKASLSGSVPLTSARSPLPSTDSPSEGEQLPVEAGDPCRPLKRRSPIRRHPRLIYAVAVLSLTASLGQRFYNQPELQVGTAAPETVAAPRDASVVDATATEDRQRAARSGALRVLRIDVEANVRINRTLNSLLQQASMLRSQAGQFPFTSTEVLSTPVQRYVRRADEAEWVELSSLVLPAVSATSGEVSTPVLAQLEASERFQALPWVQRKTVREMLGYRQRTSQQKFLELQIQIAGARRQYQRAKDSLKKMASSEQSDVFLNPAALDLTASEWETTRLILHKATDRMTAQGIMPGLPPEILNRAVTVQLRGMVPTAAEEFAIQTLMSALQPNLIEDPEQTRLQAEMAADAVEPIMVSTQQGEVIVKAGEPISSSAFVLLDHFNLSKRRFNWLGFTGFGVLVGGSVLVFLVIERRFHPGLRQRDHLLITLLVLGAAGLSVAGVSPYSLPAIGLLAGSFYGAILGSSLVGLLTLLLPIGTQVSTIPLLASAAGGIVSSLVASRMRSREELALLGGGVGLTQGVVYLVLTLMFIPVSPSAWYSILTGAGMQGIYGIISSIVALGLSPYLEHLFDLVTPIRLAELANPNRPLLKRLASEAPGTFQHTVFVASLAEAAARSVGCNVELVRAGTLYHDIGKMHDPLGFIENQMGGPNKHDILNDPWRSAAIIKKHVTEGLVMARKHRLPKAVQSFIPEHQGTMVIGYFHHQAQEWAAKDPGLTVNEQDFRYDGPIPQSLETGIVMLADSCEAALRSMQEATTEEALALVNRILRARWKDNQLVDSGLTREQMTVIAEVFVQVWQQYNHKRIAYPKAALASSPAS